GGGGTGTTGAGTACCATTTCAATAAGCTGAAAGGGGTTCTTTCCGCCAAATCAGGCTATACCGGCGGTCTGATTGATAACCCCTCCTATAAACAGGTCTGTACCGGTAGAACGGGACATGCCGAAGCTGTGGAGATAGCATATGATCCGGCCCTGGTCAGCTATGAAACGCTCGCAAAACTCTTTTTTGAGATTCACGATCCGACCGAACTGAACCGGCAGGGCCCTGACCGGGGTACGCAGTATCGGTCAGCCGTTTTTTATACCGATGAGGAGCAGAAAAAAGTGACTGAAAAGCTTATTGGTGAGCTGAGGGCCAAAGGATACAAGGTTGTGACAACGGTTGAAAAGGCAGGAACATTCTGGCCTGCCGAGGAGTATCATCAGGATTATTATGAAAAAAATGGTCATGAGCCCTACTGTCATATCTATCAGAAGCGCTTTTAGTTGCGAAGTGGCAGTGTATAAAAGTGGTTTGGTCAAGAGTAAAAACGGTCAATCATAGTGCTGCTGGCAGGGATGAAGGCGGGTATAACCATTTTGAGTAATAAAAAAAGCAGGGCTAAAAGTTATCTCGAGCCCTGCTTTTTTTTATAGTTGTCGAAAAAGCTCACTCTTCCAGTGGCTTGTAGCAGAACCACCAGTCGTAGCAATTCTTCATTCCAGTGCGTTTCTTTGCGTCTTCAATGTTGTTGGCGGGCGGAATGATCACCTGATCTTTCAGCAATGAGTTGGTTGGCCAGTTTGCCGGAATGGCAACTTTTTTGTTGTCGGCAATCTGCAGTGCTTTGACGGCGCGAACCACTTCATCGATGTTGCGACCTATTTCTTGCGGGTAATAGAGGATGAGCCGCACCTTGCCTTTTGGATCCCCAATAAAGACTGCACGAACGGTATTGGATCCTTTTCCAGGGTGCAACATGCCGAGTTGCATAGCAATTTTGTCGTTGGCAGCTACAATCGGAAAGGTGATCTCGATATTCATGTTATCCTTGATCCACTCTATCCACTTGATGTGTGAAAAAATCTGGTCTATCGACATGCCAATAAGTTTGCATCCAAGCTTTTCAAAATCAGCCATTCTCTCCTGAAAACCAAGAAACTCTGTTGTGCAGACAGGGGTAAAGTCAGCCGGGTGGCTGAAGAGAACAAACCACGATCCTTCCAGATCTGCTGGTATGTTCATCGGCCCGTGAGTGGTTTGGACATGTAGCTCAGGGAAATCATCTCCAAGCAATGGCATATTGAGCTCAGAATAAAAGGGCTGTTCATCATAAAGATCCGACATGGCAAAACTCCTTTAAAGTTAGACGGTTATAATTTTCACCAGATAACACAAACAAGGTCACAACAAGATTTCGATTAAGAACAGATACCCCTCCTGCACGTTCCGGTATATCTCAATTTAACAGTGATTTATTATAAAAAGTTTTATTTGAATCAGGGAGGTGATTGCGGGTTGATCCGGTTGATCCGGTCGATCTCGTAATCATGTTATCAGTATATTTACCATCTGTTACGTTGAAGAAATATTATGTTGCATACTGAACTCTCCCTTACGCCTGCTCTTGCAGCAACTCAAGCACCTCCAGAATGGTGTTGCAGACTGAGTAGTAGCTGCCATGTTCTTCACTGACCATATGCTCGGCGGCAATACGGTCGAAAAAGAGCAGCAGCGGATTCCAGAAGCCATTGAGGTTCAGCAGGATGATGGGTTTGTTATGGTGGCCAAGATGTTTCCAGGTGATCACCTCAACCAGCTCGTCGAGAGTGCCGAATCCGCCGGGCAGAACAAGGTAGGCATCTCCCCATTCGGCGAGTTTCATTTTCCGCTCGTGCATGGTTTCAACCACATGCAGTTCGGTGAGGCCGTAATGGGCAACCTCCCGTTCTTCAAGAAAGCGGGGAATGATCCCTTTGACCGTTCCACCCCCCTCCATTACGGCATCGGCGATGCAACCCATCAGTCCGACCCGTCCACCCCCGAATACAAGGCCGATACCCCGTTTGGCAAATGCACGGCCAAGGTCTGAGGCAGCGGTAAAATAGTCGCGAGGGGCGAGGTTGCTTGAACTGCAGTAGACGGTTACAGATGAGATCATGGTGTAGTTAACGGTTAAGGGTGATACTGTCGCTGGCTCGTTGGTAGACATAGGTTTTCGGCTCTTCTATCTTTTTTAAAGAAAAGAGCCTGGAAGCTCTTTCCCATAGATCGGTATCTTCAGCGTACTCCATGTCGCTGAATCCGTCGAGCGCAAAAAAGAGCTCTCTTTTTCCGAAGAGGGTACCACAAAGGATGCACTCCCTGATACCGACAAGAGAGTCAGGATGATAACAGTCTTTGACCGTGATGGTTTCATCGCAGAGAAATCCTCCCGAGAGCATGGAAACATCCTGCATCTCTTCGATGAGGGTGATCCGCGTTTCGAGATGGTTTTTCAGATAGTGGTCGTCACTGTCAAGAAAGGTGATGTAGCGGCCGAAAGAGGCCTGAATTCCTGTGTTTCGAGCGAGTGCAGCTTTCCGGTTGCTCTGTTTCATGTACCGGATATTGGGAAATTTGAGAATGAATGGGTCAAGCTTTTCGAAGGTGTTGTCATTGCTGCCGTCATCGACAATAATCAGTTCCCAGTTACTGAAGGATTGGGCAAGAACGCTGTGTATAGCACATTCAAGATGATTTGCCCGGTTGAAGGTGGGCATGATAATCGAAATGTCGGGTCTGGAGATGCCTTTCATGGTCTTGCAGCTCTGATGGCAAAGGCGCAGACCAGCATACCGGCGACCAGAAAGTTCTGCGCAATGGCATTATAGCGTACATCCATTGTTGCTGGTGATTTTACGAGAGCAAACTGCAGGTAGAATTGCGGGACGACGAGTGCGCCGACAATGATTCCGCAGGTAGTTTGACCAATCAGGAACATATAGCCTGATGCAAGGAGCTGGCCGGCATTGATGAGCACTGCGGCAATCAGTGCAGCATGGGTTTCTCCGAAGACAACGGGGAGCGTTCTGATGCCTACCATCCTGTCACCCTCAATTGATTTGAAGTCGTTGATGGTCATGGTGCCGGTGCTTGAGAGGGTGAAAAGTCCGGCAACGATCAACGATGGCTGAAGCGATGAGAGGGTAAAGGAGGGGTTGTAGGCGATCTCTCCGGCTATCCAGGGTATGATAAGGTAGGAGACGGCAACAATGATATTGCCTGCCCAGAGCCTTTTTTTGAGTTTGATGGGGTTTGCGCTGTAGAGATGCGCATTAATAATGCCGATGACGACGTAAAAACCGATGAGCGGATGGATCAGATAACCTGTGATAACCGAAAAGACCGACCATAGGGCAATCAGGATGGTGGCATTTCTGAGTGAGATGGCGCCGCCGGGTATAGGGCGGTTTGGTTCGTTGATTTCATCAAGATCACGGTCAAAATAGTCATTCAGCATCTGACAGGTTCCACTTGCCAGAGGACCGGTCAGCAGCATGGCGAGGAGAAACTTTATGCTGATCACCTCCTTCCATCCAAAGGCTCCGCTTGCTACGGCTCCGCAGAGAAAGCTCCACATGACAGGAATCCATGTGACCGGTTTAAGGAATCGAATGATCAGTGCAAGTTTTGAGATGTTCTCAGCGGGCATTGGCCGGGCATCAACCAGTTTACGGACACTCAAGGGCGTTTTGAACTCGCTCCGATCAGGCAACTGAGGCTCTGAACTCTTTTTGGCACGAAAATCACTCACACGTACAGACTTAGGTTTGAGAAATGCTGACAGAGTGAAAATAACAGGTTAAACGGAAGAAAGGAATCATCTGTTGCAAAAGAGCACTCTTCTGTGTGCAATATCCTGAAATATCATGAAGATTTTTTTTAAACTGACAAAACAGAGAGGAACTTACGTTGTTATTCATGGTTGCAAAAATCTGTTCCTGTTTTCAACTCATTGTGCTAAAGAGGAGAGGTGTGTTATGGCTGGTCGCAGTTTGCTTGAGGAGATGAAGAAAACCTTTCTGTTTCATGCCATTGCAGCCCATTTCAGTAATGGGCTGATTCCTGTTGCGGTGCTTTATCTGTTGTTGACCCTTTCAACCGGGAGTATCTATTTCGAGCATACCGTCGAACATCTTATTGTCATTGTTCTGATGGCTGTTCCGGTATCTTTTTTTTCAGGCGTTCATGACTGGAAGAAGAAATATCGGGGGGCGAAAGCGCCTGTGTTTATCAAAAAAATAAGGTTATCCGCTCTGCTTTTTCTTTTGTGTGCATCTGCTGTTGCTATCAGGCTTACCATTCCCGAGGTGATGACCGGTCAGGGTATTGAACACTGGCTCTATCTTGCGCTTCTTTTTTCCATGTTGCCTGTTGTGACGCTGCTCGGTCACTACGGAGGAAAACTGTCATCCCAGTCAAGGCAGGCTTCCAAACCGGCATGAGAAAGGGAAGTACTCATTACCAACCGTGAAAATGAACGTGTTTCATGATCGATAGTAACGTGCTGCTTGCGTTTTTTACGACGTCAGTAATTCTTGCGCTCTCTCCCGGCCCCGACAACCTTTTTGTTTTGGCGCAGTCGGCCCAGAATGGGCGTAGAGCCGGGCTTTTTGTAACACTCGGTCTTGCAACAGGGCTGATTGGACATACGGTTGCTGTTGCTTTTGGTCTTGCGGCCATCGTGCATTCGTCGGCGCTCGCATTCACCATTCTGAAAGGTGTGGGTGCGGCATATCTGCTTTATCTTGCATGGCAGGCACTCAGGGCAGCGGCGTTAACCGGGCAGGGGGAGCCGGTTCAGGCTTACTCAATGGGGGCGCTCTATCGCCGGGGGATTGTCATGAACTTGAGCAATCCCAAGGTATCGCTCTTTTTTATGGCGTTTTTGCCACAGTTTGCCGATCCACGTTATGGCTCCATGAGGGGGCAGTTTTTCCAGCTTGGAGCTGTTTTTATTATGGCAACTATCCTTGTTTTCGGTGTTATCAGCTTTTTTGCCGGTGGGTTCGGCGACAAGTTTCGCAATGCAGTTTCTGCTCAAAAAACAGTTAACAGGGTAGCCGCTTTCGTATTTATTGCTCTTGCCATTAAGCTGGCAGTTTCGGAACGATAAAGCAATATCTTTTGTCTTGCAGGAATTCGTTATTTATGATGGAAATATGTACAATGAAGCGATGTTTGTTTTACCCTCGCTTGAAACCAAAAGAACACTCTACCAGACCAATGCCAGACCAGATCCTGATATCTGCGATTTTCCGTTCACGGAAACGGGCCTTCTGTATCTACAGGAAGCCTCCCCTGTCACTATTCCGACAGATAACGTGTTTCGTTGTTTTTTTTGTCATAGCCGTTACGATCACTCCTCTTTTTTTGCTTGCACAAACAGGTGATGATTCGTTGCGCTCACCGTTTCCAATAAACTCATATATCGTAAAGGAGCGAGGTGGGTCTAAATTCCTGATGGCAAAGGATATAGAGAAATCCGTTTCCCCGGCAAGTCTTACCAAGATACTGACTTGTATCATGGCAATTGAAAGTGGTCGACTGGAAGAGGATGTGCTGATTACCAAAGAGTCGACCCTTGTTGAACCCTCAAAAGCGGGGTTTAAACCGGGTGAGAAAATCAGGCTTATCGATCTGGTCAAGGCGGCGATGGTCAACTCAAGCAATGATGCTGCATTTGCCATAGCCATACATCTTTCCGGCGATGTTGAATCATTTGTAGCGGCAATGAACTACAGGGCACAACGGATTGGAATGAGAAATTCCAGGTTCACCAACCCTGCCGGTTTTGATAAAGCTCTCTACGCTGGCAATAGTTCTACGGCAGAGGATCTTTTACATCTTACGGAATATGCAGTTAAAAATCCTGTTTTTAACCAGATCGCCCGGCTTGAACAGGTTGTTTTTACGGAGCAGACAACGCGCAAGGTTTATTCCCTGAAAACCCATAACAAGCTTCTTGATAAATATCCTTATGCTGTTGGTATTAAAACTGGTTATACTTCGACGGCTGGAAGGTGCCTGATTGCCAGAGCGATCAAGGATAACCGTGATATTCTTCTGGTGATGCTGAATGCGAAAACAGATCGATGGACTATTGCCGCTGATATTTTTGACTCGGTTTTTGCAATCAACCGACCGAATGCTGACTGGCTGCGTCAATCGAATCGGAGAAATTCCGGTGTATCAAGGGTTGGTCAAGGAGTGTATAGTATGTCGAAGTCCAGATATCAGATGAAAAAAAAGGTGACGAATGGGGCGAAACAAGGTCATAAGCTGAAAAATCGAGGGGTTGTTTCAGCAAAATCGCTCAAAAAAAACAGAAAGAGAGTGGCGCGTTCCTATGCATCGGTGGTTGGGTGTCATGTCGCTCATGATGATGCGAGTTCTTGAACAGTAATGCAACCATACCAGACAGAGAAAAAAATGATCAAGCATATCGTTATGTGGCGGCTTAAGGAGTTTGAGCAGGGTCATGATAGGCAAACCAATGCTCATCTTGTCAGGGAGAAACTTACCGCATTAAGGGGAAGGATTCCCGGGATGATGGCTCTTGAGGTGGGAGTCGATTTCAGTCGGAGCGATAGCTCTTGCGATATTGTGCTGTACAGTGAATTTGTTGACCGTGAAGCCCTCGAAGCCTATCAGATAAATCCGGAACATGAAGCAATAAAGCCCTTTATCGGCAGTGTCAGTATAGAACGCAGGATTGCTGATTACGAGGTGTCGGTGTAAAACCGAAGGTGCCGATATAAAACCGATAAAGAAGCGGATGTTTTCCCGTTCTCCGCTTCTTTATGGCGTTCTTATTCTTATTGCTTATCCCTGAACGATGCATTCTGCCGGGCAGACAGCAGAGCAGGCTGGGGAGTCAGCGTATCCTGCGCATTCGGTACAGGTACTTGCGTCGATAGAGTAGATATCGTCGCCAGCAACAATTGCGTTGACCGGGCATTCTGGTTCACAGGCTCCGCAGTAAGTGCATTCTTCAGTAATGTAAAGTGCCATAGTGATTTCCTAACTTAAATGGTTGTAAAAAAAAAGGAAAGAACGATTCTGGATAATTTCGTTCAATATAAGATTTTTTTTTAGCTCAAAAAAAAATGGAGCATCACTTAAGGTTATTTGTGCGGCACAATAATCAGACCATGATGATGCAGCCATCAACCGGGCAGACCGCAACACATGCAGCTTCATCATAATAGCCTTTGCAATCTGTACACACTGCTTCATCAACGACATAGATGTCTTCGCCGGGGGTAATGGCGTTTACCGGACATTCCGGCTCGCATGCTCCGCAATAGGTGCAGGTATCAGTAATTCGATGTGCCATGGTTCTCTCATTCAGGATTTATGGAAGATTGTTTTTCTTTGTTGCCATAATTGATGATTTCATCTGTTTTCACGCAATAGTTTAACCTGTTAACCTGAGAAGTGAAAATAAAGTTCTGCTGTTGTGTCTGTCAGGGCTTTTTTTGTTCGTGGATTTCGTAGGCATTGATGATATCGCGCACGAGCTTGTGGCGGACAACATCACTCTTATCCAGATAGACAAAGCTGATTCCCTTGATATTGTTCAGGATTTCGGGTGAACTGATGAGCCCTGAATTTATCTCCTTTGGCAGGTCGATCTGGGTGACATCACCGGTAATGATCGCCTTTGAATTCAGCCCAAGTCTTGTGAGACACATTTTCATCTGTGTATTTGATGCATTTTGAGCTTCATCGAGAATGATGAAAGCGTTGCTCATTGTTCTTCCTCGCATATAGGCGAGTGGAACAATCTCGATAACGCGCTGTTCTATGAGAAGTTTCAGCTTTTCGGCAGTGAGCATCTCCTGAAGAGCATCATAGAGGGGGCGAAGGTAGGGGTCTATTTTCTGAGCCAGGTCGCCGGGTAGAAACCCAAGGCTTTCACCGGCCTCTACGGCCGGTCGTGCAAGCACAATGCGTTTGACTCTTTTGGCTTTCCATGCAGCGACAGCAATGGCAACTGCAGTGTAGGTTTTTCCTGTACCTGCAGGGCCGATGGCAAAAAGAATGTCGTTGTTTTTTGCCTCAGCCACCATTCGCCGCTGGCCATCTGTTTTTGCCCTGACGGTAGAATCTGTTGTTGTGATGATAATATCTTCATCGCCATGATGAGCTGCTTTCAGGGTATGAGCAGGTGAGAGCGCAAGATTGATCAGTGCGTTCAGATCAGTGTCGAGCACTTCGCCATGTTTATTGGCGAGCAAAATCATCTCACTGAAAATCCGTTCCAGCAGGGCAACCTCTTCGTCTCTTCCTCGAAGAGTAATCTGTGTTCCCCGTGCAGTGATCTGTATATCGGAAAACTCATTACGAATTTTTTTCAGGAGGGAATCGTAGGGTCCAAAAAGAATGAGCGGTTCAATGCCCTGAATTTCAATGGTTTTTTCTATGGTCAAAATAACAGGGGGTTATGCATTGGAAGTGGGCTTTGTGTAGTCAAAATATGGATTGGCAGATGCGAGGTAGTGTTGCACATATTCTCTAATACCATCCTCGATTGAGGTGAGCGTTTCGCTGAATCCTGCCTCTCGCAGCCGAGTGATATCCGCGCAGGTGTAGTACTGATATTTATCACGAAGGCTCTCCGGCATGGGTGTGTAGTTGATGAGGATTTGACGATCAAGCGCGGAGAACGTTGCAGCCGCAAGGTCATTGAAGCTTCTTGGTGTTCCGCAGCCGATATTGAAGAGTCCGGTTGCTGAAGGGGTTTCAAGCATCCATGCCATAATTCGGGTACAATCTTTGATGTAGACGAAATCCCTTGATTGTTCACCATCACGGTAGTCTGGCCTGTGCGATTGAAAGAGATTCAATACCCCATGTTCGCCTATCTGATGAAACGCCTTATAGACGACACTGCTCATATCTCCCTTGTGATATTCGTTTGGGCCGTAGACATTGAAGAATTTCAGACCAGCGGCATGATTGAGGATATGGTGCTTCACTGCCCAGTGGTCAAAGAGCTGTTTGGAGTATCCATACATATTCAGTGGTCGGAGTGCAGCCATCCCTTCAATGGCATCACTGTATCCGTTCGATCCGTCACCATAGGTTGCTGCGCTTGATGCATAGATAAGTCGTACTTCATGCTGCATGCAGAACGAAGCAATTTTTTTTGAGTAGCCGAAATTGTTGGCAAGAAGATGGTCGGCATCGGTTTCTGTTGTCGAACTATTCGCGCCCATATGGATGATAGCCGAGATCCCTTCGAGTGCATTTCTTTCGAGCAGGCCGGGAAAAAGCTCTATGGGAATAAAATCGGCAAAATGAAGTCCGGAAAGATTGCGCCATTTTTCTGTGGTTGTGAACCCAAGATCATCGACAATGATGACATTCTCTTCACCTCTTCTGTTGAGCTCCCAAAGCATGGCGCTTCCAATAAATCCTGCGCCGCCAGTGATAACAATCATGGAAAATAAAATATAGATTTGATGCGGTAGCATCGAATATAAAGAGGTGGGTACAAATACAAAAACAAAAGATAATCTTAAAGTTAATGGTTCAGTGACTCACGTACCGCTTTTATGAGCGCATTTAAAGAAAATGGTTTTTGAATGAAATGTGTCCCGGTATCGATCATTTTGTGATTAGAAACAATGTCTGTTGCATACCCTGACATAAAGAGTGTTTTCAGATCTGGTCTGATTGACTGCAGTTTTCTGGAGAGTTCATTGCCGTTCATTTCAGGCATAATCACATCGGTCAGAAGCAGGTTTATGTTGCCTTTATATTGCTTTATCATCTTGATTGCATCACTGGGGGTCGTGGTTGGGAGTACCTTGTATCCCCTGCTTTCAAGCATGAGCTTGCAGAGTTTCAGTATATCAGGCTCATCTTCGACTATGAGTATTGTTTCTGTGCCTCTCTTTTTTTCCGGTTCAGCCTGTTGTTCACTTTCAACGGGATCAGCAGAGTCATTAAAGAGGGGAAAAGAGATTCTGAAGCATGTTCCCTTACCTGGATTGCTTTCACATTCGATAGAACCGTTGTTCTGTTTTACAATGCCATATACTGTAGAAAGTCCCATTCCGGTGCCTTTTCCCACCTCTTTTGTGGTAAAGAATGGTTCGAAAATATGGGGCAGATCCTTTTTTTCAATACCGGAGCCATTATCGCTGACGGCAAGCGTTACATAGTCACCGGGTGCAAGGTAAGGAGGAATGGTAGTACCATCAGTTTGGTCAATGGTTACCAGAGAGGTTTCAATGGTGATTTTGCCTGAACCAGCGATGGCATGGCGTGCATTGATGCAGAGGTTGGCAAGAATCTGGTCGATTTGTGCGGGATCGATCTTGACTTTAATGGGCCTTTTTTCGGGTATCCAGACCAGCGAAATATTCTCGCCGATCAAGCGCCTTAACATTGGCAGCATCTCCTCGACGACACTGTTTATTTTGAGAATTTTTGACATCACGGTTTGCTTTCGGGCAAATGCGAGAAGTTGATGGGTCAGATCGGCAGAGTGTGAGGCCGCTTTGTGGATGATCTCCAGATTGGCATAAATCGGCAAGGCGGGTTCAAGAAGTTCCATGGTC
The DNA window shown above is from Pelodictyon phaeoclathratiforme BU-1 and carries:
- a CDS encoding bifunctional methionine sulfoxide reductase B/A protein, which gives rise to MHFNELTPEEERVIVYKGTERAFTGKYSESKERGTYLCRRCDAPLFRSTDKFESGTGWPSFDDALEGAVKQLPDADGRRTEIVCANCGAHLGHVFFGEEITAKNVRHCVNSISLGFLPEAKAASVTQKAIFAGGCFWGVEYHFNKLKGVLSAKSGYTGGLIDNPSYKQVCTGRTGHAEAVEIAYDPALVSYETLAKLFFEIHDPTELNRQGPDRGTQYRSAVFYTDEEQKKVTEKLIGELRAKGYKVVTTVEKAGTFWPAEEYHQDYYEKNGHEPYCHIYQKRF
- a CDS encoding peroxiredoxin, with the translated sequence MSDLYDEQPFYSELNMPLLGDDFPELHVQTTHGPMNIPADLEGSWFVLFSHPADFTPVCTTEFLGFQERMADFEKLGCKLIGMSIDQIFSHIKWIEWIKDNMNIEITFPIVAANDKIAMQLGMLHPGKGSNTVRAVFIGDPKGKVRLILYYPQEIGRNIDEVVRAVKALQIADNKKVAIPANWPTNSLLKDQVIIPPANNIEDAKKRTGMKNCYDWWFCYKPLEE
- a CDS encoding LOG family protein → MISSVTVYCSSSNLAPRDYFTAASDLGRAFAKRGIGLVFGGGRVGLMGCIADAVMEGGGTVKGIIPRFLEEREVAHYGLTELHVVETMHERKMKLAEWGDAYLVLPGGFGTLDELVEVITWKHLGHHNKPIILLNLNGFWNPLLLFFDRIAAEHMVSEEHGSYYSVCNTILEVLELLQEQA
- a CDS encoding glycosyltransferase family 2 protein, translated to MKGISRPDISIIMPTFNRANHLECAIHSVLAQSFSNWELIIVDDGSNDNTFEKLDPFILKFPNIRYMKQSNRKAALARNTGIQASFGRYITFLDSDDHYLKNHLETRITLIEEMQDVSMLSGGFLCDETITVKDCYHPDSLVGIRECILCGTLFGKRELFFALDGFSDMEYAEDTDLWERASRLFSLKKIEEPKTYVYQRASDSITLNR
- the chlG gene encoding chlorophyll synthase ChlG, whose amino-acid sequence is MSDFRAKKSSEPQLPDRSEFKTPLSVRKLVDARPMPAENISKLALIIRFLKPVTWIPVMWSFLCGAVASGAFGWKEVISIKFLLAMLLTGPLASGTCQMLNDYFDRDLDEINEPNRPIPGGAISLRNATILIALWSVFSVITGYLIHPLIGFYVVIGIINAHLYSANPIKLKKRLWAGNIIVAVSYLIIPWIAGEIAYNPSFTLSSLQPSLIVAGLFTLSSTGTMTINDFKSIEGDRMVGIRTLPVVFGETHAALIAAVLINAGQLLASGYMFLIGQTTCGIIVGALVVPQFYLQFALVKSPATMDVRYNAIAQNFLVAGMLVCAFAIRAARP
- a CDS encoding LysE family translocator yields the protein MIDSNVLLAFFTTSVILALSPGPDNLFVLAQSAQNGRRAGLFVTLGLATGLIGHTVAVAFGLAAIVHSSALAFTILKGVGAAYLLYLAWQALRAAALTGQGEPVQAYSMGALYRRGIVMNLSNPKVSLFFMAFLPQFADPRYGSMRGQFFQLGAVFIMATILVFGVISFFAGGFGDKFRNAVSAQKTVNRVAAFVFIALAIKLAVSER
- a CDS encoding D-alanyl-D-alanine carboxypeptidase family protein, producing the protein MAKDIEKSVSPASLTKILTCIMAIESGRLEEDVLITKESTLVEPSKAGFKPGEKIRLIDLVKAAMVNSSNDAAFAIAIHLSGDVESFVAAMNYRAQRIGMRNSRFTNPAGFDKALYAGNSSTAEDLLHLTEYAVKNPVFNQIARLEQVVFTEQTTRKVYSLKTHNKLLDKYPYAVGIKTGYTSTAGRCLIARAIKDNRDILLVMLNAKTDRWTIAADIFDSVFAINRPNADWLRQSNRRNSGVSRVGQGVYSMSKSRYQMKKKVTNGAKQGHKLKNRGVVSAKSLKKNRKRVARSYASVVGCHVAHDDASS
- a CDS encoding Dabb family protein, with translation MIKHIVMWRLKEFEQGHDRQTNAHLVREKLTALRGRIPGMMALEVGVDFSRSDSSCDIVLYSEFVDREALEAYQINPEHEAIKPFIGSVSIERRIADYEVSV
- a CDS encoding 4Fe-4S binding protein; its protein translation is MALYITEECTYCGACEPECPVNAIVAGDDIYSIDASTCTECAGYADSPACSAVCPAECIVQG
- a CDS encoding 4Fe-4S dicluster domain-containing protein — its product is MAHRITDTCTYCGACEPECPVNAITPGEDIYVVDEAVCTDCKGYYDEAACVAVCPVDGCIIMV
- a CDS encoding PhoH family protein, which gives rise to MTIEKTIEIQGIEPLILFGPYDSLLKKIRNEFSDIQITARGTQITLRGRDEEVALLERIFSEMILLANKHGEVLDTDLNALINLALSPAHTLKAAHHGDEDIIITTTDSTVRAKTDGQRRMVAEAKNNDILFAIGPAGTGKTYTAVAIAVAAWKAKRVKRIVLARPAVEAGESLGFLPGDLAQKIDPYLRPLYDALQEMLTAEKLKLLIEQRVIEIVPLAYMRGRTMSNAFIILDEAQNASNTQMKMCLTRLGLNSKAIITGDVTQIDLPKEINSGLISSPEILNNIKGISFVYLDKSDVVRHKLVRDIINAYEIHEQKKP
- the rfaD gene encoding ADP-glyceromanno-heptose 6-epimerase; the encoded protein is MIVITGGAGFIGSAMLWELNRRGEENVIIVDDLGFTTTEKWRNLSGLHFADFIPIELFPGLLERNALEGISAIIHMGANSSTTETDADHLLANNFGYSKKIASFCMQHEVRLIYASSAATYGDGSNGYSDAIEGMAALRPLNMYGYSKQLFDHWAVKHHILNHAAGLKFFNVYGPNEYHKGDMSSVVYKAFHQIGEHGVLNLFQSHRPDYRDGEQSRDFVYIKDCTRIMAWMLETPSATGLFNIGCGTPRSFNDLAAATFSALDRQILINYTPMPESLRDKYQYYTCADITRLREAGFSETLTSIEDGIREYVQHYLASANPYFDYTKPTSNA